Proteins encoded by one window of Lycium barbarum isolate Lr01 chromosome 11, ASM1917538v2, whole genome shotgun sequence:
- the LOC132618103 gene encoding uncharacterized protein LOC132618103, which yields MKGVYNNEEEDDDDDDDRTSFPHESSSSIFIVESMNPQVRLLGPETTKIITDTIGDLLNPAYPTWGWGGDILSRSSNKSSMILRKSVYGFPTMANRLLLTLKRK from the exons ATGAAGGGAGTTTACAACAATGAAGAAGAGgatgacgacgatgatgatgatcgAACTAGTTTTCCACATGAATCCTCTTCATCGATTTTCATAGTTGAATCAATGAATCCCCAAGTTC GTTTACTAGGCCCGGAGACTACGAAGATAATTACAGACACCATTGGCGATCTTTTAAATCCAGCGTACCCGacgtgggggtgggggggtgaTATCCTAAGCCGCTCAAGCAACAAATCTTCAATGATTTTAAG AAAAAGTGTGTATGGTTTCCCCACCATGGCAAATAGGTTGCTACTAACTTTGAAAAGAAAGTAA